DNA from Nymphaea colorata isolate Beijing-Zhang1983 chromosome 4, ASM883128v2, whole genome shotgun sequence:
GAGAGTGAGAGTTGTGTACATGGGGTGGTGCACCCAACAGATATGCAAAGGAAGAGGAGTTGGGGTAATTGGGAGATTTTAAATCAGAAATGTCTTTTTTGGACTTTTTACTTCACTACTTTTTTTTGCTCTTACAAGAGGTTTCCCTTTATTTATTGACCAGGGGTATTCTGGTCAATGCACCCCcagtgcatataaccagcttcataATATAGTAGTCAAGGAACTTGTTAATACCAAAAAAATCTTTGATTAATGGAATTTGTAAAATGTGAAAGGTTAATAACTTAAGAAGGCCAAGCTTGAAGCAGATGTGGAGAAGACAGGAAAGGGGTATGGAAGGGGCATTTGCAAGTTTTGTCAGATACATGAGCGACTCATTTGTTTATGTCGAGAAATGGAAGGGTTAAAAATCAAAGGTCCAATGGCTGATTGAGGACTATAACATTAATACCTCTTCTTTTCATACAATGGTTATATAGAACATTGAGGTGTAGATCATCCTTCATGAAATATCCAGACATAAATAATCCCTTTTTAGTCTATTCCTAAAGCAAGTTCTTATTTTCAAAGTCTGTTTACTGACGCACAAACAGTTGTGAACATTTTTGAAGGTTTACCTTGCCAAAAACTTTTCATCTATTTCTTGCGTCAGTGTTTGAAGGCTAGTTGTATGACTGCTTGTTTATGTTGCTTATGATATACTTTTTCAATGGCCATGTAGATCTAGCCTTAGGAAATCCAGCAAGCTAGTgtagatagatttgaaatttggcAGGAGAACAAATAAATTTCTCATCAGCTACCAAGTAGTTGAGATGAAACCAGTGCTTTTGTATTCACACATGCCATGCATGTTCTATCTTAGTATTGTGGAGCAATCTACAAAGGGTTTCTAACTTTCTTGCACTACATTGAAAATTCTGGTTCTTCTTCTAAATAGAGATGGTTTggctcttttcattttttccctacTTGACTTTAGCAAGGTTCAACTGagtgaggattttttttttatggagaaTCGAGCAACCTCCATTGAGATACATACTTATATAGTGTCCATTTATCATGCCTATATTTTTTATGGTAGGTCCAATTCAAGACTCTTATATCCCTTGCTCTGTGGAATTCTGGGCAACTTAAGTCATGCAATAGGATTTAACCTAATTCACCTTGTGGTGGATATGACATCTTATATTCATATCCTTTTTCATGTATAggctatgtttgatagccttggaccTCAGAATTGAGGCTACCACAGATTTTAAAACCATGGATATGTTTTCAGACCCCTCCCCTTAAGACCACAAATTCATGACTTTCACAAGATAACACAGATTTGAGACCCCTAGTCGAGAAATCCACTACTTGTTTAAGTTGTTATAGATTTAACATAATGTAGATTTAAAATCAGCATCACATCTAGCCATAATACATCTTGCTTCATAATTGTCATCAAACTTCTTAATAAGGTGTCAGCTAGTTAGTGGCGAACGCATTTCCAAGATTTACAAACAAAGGAGTGAAGATTGGGATACGAATAAAGAAGCTCAATAGTATAATATGCTTCAACTCAGCTTGCATGAAATTAAGTTTAGCAAACCCTAGGCTCAACCCTTTATGGGTTGTTTCGCATTAAGAACAACATGGTACATGTTCCATGAATATGCCACTTGAAGTAAATTTTTGGGATACTTGTTCAAGTGTTCCATGGATCTACCCCAactttggggtagattcatgaaacacttgcaCCTTCATCCTAATGCCAAGTGCCCCCTTAGGGGTTGTATAGAAATTGGAATAGTTTGTGAGTGTTCCATGCATTTAAGTTGAGACAAATTCAAGAACACTAAAACTAGGTGTCTATGAATTTGCCTTAAtttttgggatagattcataaGACACTCATAagtatatgtgtttgtgtgtgtgttaagATGGATAGCACTCTTCGGCATGGATGAAGCAAAAATAGATTGGTTTAAAGTTCACCAGAATACAACGATCTTCCAAGACCACAAAAAACTAATTAGCCTTCTTGTAATTAGTTTTCTGCAAAGAGGTAATCCATTTAACATTGAATTTTTCTGTGCTCAAGCCCATGCATCCATGTCATAGTCATAgagtgcatgcacacacacaaaacaaagaaattcctCCAGGCAGCCTCTAGAAGGAAGCCGATTAACCTGTGTCCCGGCCCAAATATATAACTTGCTAGCCAATACGCCACTCCAGTTTCATGCTCTTATGCCCAAAGATCTTGCACTTAGATTCCAGAAAAGGGGCTTAATCTGATCTTCTCCACTATATTACTTTAATTAATTTCCAAGCTAAATGTCATTACTTCAAGGAAATGTAATAAACATCTCAAAAATACCAGTCTATGTGTAATATGATACAGTATTTATAACCatgtttattattttcaaaGACCATGCACGTAGAATTCCAGACAAGGGGCTTGATCTGATCTTCTCCACTAGATGATATTACCGTTAGTTAATTTCCAAGTATAAATGTCAAGGAAATGCCTTAAACATCTCAAAAGTAATAGTCTCTGCAATATGATGCAGTATAACCATGTTATTATTTTCATTCTCCCATTCATACATCAAATATTTCACAGTCAATACAAATGCTCTACACGCGCTTAGATGCATATGTCTGATCATGCCCTCATGCATGCATGCCATGTGATTCTGAttacattctctctctctctctctctctctctctatgtatgtAATGCGTGTGTAATTTTGCATGCCCACTGTTGCTTGCAAGAAAATGGCCACCtgcatgtgtgtgcatgttCCTCTAGAAAACACAGTAAGGGAAACAAGGATGTGCTTCATTAATTAAGGACTCAGGAATAGAGACATATATCGAGTCGTTCTCACACTCATACACAGATTCATGAATCTACTGACCTCTCTACAATGATTCAGTCTCTTCTTCATTGCATTCATCACATCTCCGTCCAAAAATCTGCAAGAGAGAGCAGTTCTATGAGAAAGCAAACCGCGATAACCAGCTTATAATCCAAGAGAGCTGAAGTAAATAAGGGCATTGCTGATCTTCAAAGCCGATTTAGTTTTCTTCAGTGGATGAAGAAATCCCAACGGCAAGCTGTCCTAGTTTACGTGACGCTTTGTGTCCAGAGGATCTTCAGAGTTCAGACGAACATGAAATCTGAGATATGTTGacaaaaggagaaaggaagagaaaaggtATCTCTAGCAGTCAACCAGTGATATTGGCGCGGCTCAATCTGAGATCGTCTCTACGTGTTCCCTGACGTAGAAATCCGTCTTCGGATTGAACCTCACCAATATTGCTCATATTCTGCAGAGAGCTTCCACCCactgagagagagggagaaatatatatgaaacagCCATTGGAGGCCGGCTTCTCGAAGCCTGAAGAGCATCAGATGACACCATTAACATGATAAGACCAACAAATTAACGTGGAATTCCAGGGATGGATTCAGAGGATGAGTACCAATGAACAACGAAGAAAAACGTAACTTTTTTGTGGGATTGATTCAGTCAGAGGATAATACCAATGATCAACGAAGAAAAACGCAACTTTTTTGTGGGATTGATTCAGAGGATAATACCAATGAGAATCATATGAACCCAACGGCTTAACAGACGCATATCTAATGGGTAACCTTAAGCAGAAGCCAGTAGTAAAGGACGAAAAATAGAATACGAGACACTATTTTCTGCTTTCTTTGaccagaaaattaaaaaaaaggaagatgcaAACAACCAGCAAAGTTATTAGACTGATCATAGAAGTTTAAgatatcaaagctccaaataaATTGTCAATGCCAAAAAATGATGGACATAATTCAATTCAGAGAATCCACAACTACTCAAACCTAACACTGGATCAAGAACTATTGAAGTCTGGCTTTTACTTGTTATTAAAGgcatagaacaagaaaaaaaataacattcaaaATCCAGTTGCATCAGAGGGACAGACTCCAGATTTTACACCAAAAAAACGACCAGAAACCAACACAGTAAACATATATTTCCAAGTTGCCTCGTTTCAAACATCAAATAAATAAACTTGACATTGATCTTTCTTATCATGGATTCTAGTCAAAATATAGAATCAGATcataaaagtataaaaactCTTTTGGATATAACTCTATTGTACTCAATTCTTTGGAGATGAAAGGGAAAAACATGCACTTCTTTGTCAGTCTTCTTTCTGTAGCATTGCAGGTTTGTTGTGGGGAGCACTGCAGCATGTACCACACATCCAAATACGGAGGAAAGAAGAACTGTAGTGTAGGAATCCTCATAGGAGGAAGGTTGTGATGGGTGATTGTACAGGCAGAGGCTCCAGTGATTTAAAGAAGCTCTAAGAGTGGGATATTCGCCTGTGGTGGGTACAATAATGAGTCAGCACCAACCTTCGAATTTTCTAACATTAAAATAGAATGCACATAAAATGCAAGCACAAAGAGACGTATATACACATAAAAAATAGCGTTCTTTcaactgctgctgctgccactACCACCACTCCTGCAACTATTAACTATTACTCCAAGAAGGAGACAGTATAGGCAACATGACACCGGTATGTTGGTTGCCCTCGACAGAGACgtgaaaaaggaggagaagagtGAAGGGGAAGCTTCTGATGGGGAGTACGGCTACATCTGCTGCTGCCTTGGTTAAAGAAACGGAGGGGACAGCGGCGATGGCGCTTCATGAGAGGGCGGGTGAAGGGGAGACAGCATTGGGGATTGGCCTCCGGCCCAACCTTGCATTCGATTATTATTTATCATATTTGTGGTTCTTTCTTAATATCTTCTTCCTTGATGCCTTTTCTTGGACGTGATTTGATCACGATATCCCGAGTGGCCTCACTCGCGTGCTGTCTCTTctcattatctctctctctctctctctctctctctctctctctctctctctctctggttccATAACCAGAATAACAGCAAACCtaccgtatatatatatatatatatatatatatctgaccGTTACAATTAAgttaagaaaattttatgaaccctccctcctctctctctcttgtgcgTATAACTGAGTGTGAGTTGCATGGTCTGTTAGGTGCACACAACCCATatacaccaaaaaaaaagaggagataCTTTGAtcaatatttaaaaagaaatgtctttttatttttttcatttttttattttcatttttatccttacaaaaaagtttttttcttttattgaccaggagtattttcatcattaacTATACTGGCCCACGAAAATTTTGTGTACCAGTATGAAAGTACATAACCAGCCTTGATTACACTTGGGTCAACCACGTTGAACGAGTTAATAAGCTGAATATGGGCCAGCTTGCTATGATCGAGCAGTACCTAGCACGACCAGGTTGTGGATTGTACAAATTTAGCTCGTTTAAGCAAGTTCTCAAATGAGCTATTATCGATCTGCTTGACACTAATTTTTTTGGTATTCATTTGTATCTTAACGAACTTCCAAGATCCGAAGTTTAAGCTCGGTTTGTTATATTAATCAAACGATTGAGAAGCGCAAACAAGTTACGTTCATTTCTAAATGTCTCCATGCTTGATGCTTTACACGAGTTAAATTCAAGCTACCACTGAGCCTGAACATGTCTTGTTTACTTCGGCTAATTTACCAGCCTTATCACGCAGAAATACTCATTTATGtactatctttttcttttaaataggAGGCCGCTACAAACTTATAGTCAGAATTTTAGTTTGTcttaaagaaattcaaattcatcCAATGTTTTAGGTTGTCTTAAAAGTTGAACCATGCATAGCAAAGGCAATTCTTATAATCAAATCAACAACGTAAGTTACACCTGCATGAGAGAACTACAGATCACACTCAAATTTTACTGAATAACAAGAGCTTTAATTACTCTGAATGGTGATAGGTTTGGAAGGGCTGCCCTTTTATTTAACTGGAAGTGCAGGAGAATGTTTGTTCTTTCAATTAAAATTGGATATTGGGTGGTATCTAccaaaatccataataaagTTGGTGCATTAGTGTATTACTTTTTCAACACTCTTTTTCGTTCCAAAGGGCGTAACATAGCTGGTTGAACATGCGGTTAGGTAGAAGACATGTCGTCAGTTCGATTTTCATGGATGCTTCTCCCCTTAACTGTAAACAATGGCATCGTGACATTTTATTTGATAGTGTACCATACCCCACCCAGATTCGGACACAGCTCATGATCGTAAGGACAGGGGGGATAAGGGATCTTCCAGCCTCTTTTCTAAGCAATGGGTTGTTAATCTCTTGTTTCACCTAGAGtgtgttattttttctttttggcgcCAAGAGAACAACTGAGACCATGTCACCTCCAGCTGTTTGAGTCACCCAGTAAAGTAAACCATATAACACTGAAATTGGCAAATTGTTTGCTAATAAGAGTGCATTGACACAACCATATGAAACTAAAGGCTCCCATGGCAGGGCAACTTGATAAGGTAAAACAGGCAGGCGTCTGTTCTCTACACCCAAAAGAGAAAGAGTTCAAAAGCCAACCTAGTCATTCAGTTGTATCCCGGTCAAGTGACAGGACAAAGAAGAAGAGTATACAAGTAAGAGTTCGAACTTCTAGAAAGAGAAACACCTGGAGAGTTCTGCTGCATGCTACTCCAATGGGCAGACCAAGAAGTGGGTCAGAGGCTAACAAAAAGGGACAGTCTTAACTCAGGCCAGCCAAATGATCCTGCTCCTCTGTAACCAAGATTCAAGATCACACTCGAATAACATGTACCAATAAAACAGGACATGTTCCATGATCCTAAATCTCGGGCTTACAAAAGGAATGAGTGCTCAACGTGCGTTTGATGAGATTATGGATAGCTCCCTTGAAGACCGAAGCACTCATTTTGTGTATGCACTTTTTCTTCCATAATGAGAGATCTGAAGGTCATCCAAAAGCCTTCTCCCTTTAGAAACTGAATGGTGGTGAGTGTTCCTTTTTGTCTAGAAGACTGCATTCTCAAGTGCGAAAAGAAAAGCTCCCCAAATACCAAAAGCATCTCTATAAGCATGAGCTCTAGAAAAGcactaaaattaataaaataactgGTGCTTCCATCATGCACACTAGATTCATTAAAGTTTCTGCCTGCATGTGTGGTGCACACGTACAGATGAAATAATTTTGAAGTCTTGGAAGGGAAAGACCTTTCTGCATCAACACCTTGTGACTTTCCGCAGGTGCATCATCAATACCTACCATTTTGCTTCATCAAAGCTAATTATAACAATGTTTATTAGTTTGATTGCTACCCAATTTATGGATCTGGAAATTTTTTCCTAATGCAATTTACTTGATAATTCAGTTCCCTGAGTTCACAAAACAAAGATCAACTCCAGCTCTATCTTTTGCTTGCTTATGGCCCTTCAAAGTTGGATCCCGCACCCATCAAAGCCTATATATATAGTTCTTTATCTAGTGCTTCAATGACAGGCATTTTCCAATGGTTTACTgtaatttgcaaaaattgtgGTGCTTTTATGAGTTGCATCAGTCCCTGTTGTTACTTTTAAGACATGAAGTCTTCATGCAGCAAATGTTCATAGGCAACCCTGCAGTAAACCATGTGCAAACTATATATAAGGTTGTGCCTCCACATAGATCAAACTGTATCTCATGTCGTGAAAGGACACGAGATATTGCCATCAGTGGCTCGATACCATGTGAAGATTGAAAGACAGGATTGACAACAGAGAACCCATCAAACCTGAACGTGAAATGAGTTTCTGAAATATACTGCAGCATGAAAAATCAACTAGTGCCCTTCTTTGGAATGTCAGCTTTCATGCTGTAGATTGATTTACGTAGAACAGAACTCAAGAGTTACAGATAGATTAACGCAGCCAGGCAGCAACCGGCGTGAACCAGTATTTTGTATCCAATTCAACAGAATACAAGAACAATGAAAATTATCTAAAGATGGAGGAACACATCTCCAGAGAAACAGTcagccaaattgaattcaatgGCTGATCATCCTCAAAAGCTTGGTGTTGCAATCTCTTTTTCCAGTCCCAAGGTGACCATAATCCCGGGGTTTTCTCTTTTAAACCCGAAGTGGAAGCAAAATTGTTAATACAGAGTGGAAAAGAGTCACGAATGGATCACCAAAGAAAAGGAACCAGAAGGCAAAGCGATGCATTGGTGTATATTCTAACTCTGAATGTCAAACGGCAGTCCTCCGAATATATAGAACCCAACCGATTCCCACAGTAAAGAAATCCTGGAAGCACATGTATGTTAGCGGAGAAAGATTGTAGCAcctgcatgcatgcatggaaGGCATCCCTAAGAGGAAGTTTGGTCAACGAACTTGTATCATAATTTTCCATGAATGTATTACAAAAATTGGGTAAACTTCATGCAATGTTCAACGGATACGCCTTGGTTTTTTGGGTACGTTCATAAAACACCTGTTCTACTAACCAAAGGCCTCCTAAGGGATACTTGGCAATAGGAAGACTAACGCATTAATGTTcgaataatgttttttaatattttattttatggaGCTAGCTCAATCTTTAGGAGAAATTCGCAAAATACTGTGTTAATGTTTCTATTCTCAAACGGCCCTAAAAAACACAGCCTTTCCTTTTATCACAAAATAAATAacccaaaaatgttttttatagtTATTTTGGCTTACGAAACTTGAATGAAAATAGTGAACAGATCTGGATGATCAAGTTCTTCTACATgtcaaaaaagttgaaaatggcaaaaatatttttggcCTAGTATATCATTAACTTCTTACTCAAGCATGAACCTGTAATTTCTGAAAACATAGGCCTGTTGTGTAAATAGTTGTAAACTTTCGGCATGTTTTTGTAATGTTTTTTAGAAATTTGTAATTTTGATggaatggattggatttaaatagGTCATCAAAATGGATTATTcaaaaaagtaaatattgaaAACATTAGCCTCCCAATTAAAAATCAGATAGgctttcagatttggattcaaaattctTTCAACTACATATCCTAATTTCAAATATCTTACGTCTTGAGAATTAgctcttaacatatcataacGTGGTTCAAATgtagttttatatttaaaagtcaCTTTAGTTTCTggttgtaaatttaaaaatcgaaTTAGGATCAATATGAaccttttcttcattcttatttgCATCAGAATTCGAATCAAAATATGCCAACATCCAATATATTGGATATTCGTTCTAACCCCTTCCAATAAGATGGGTTGTTTGGACGGTACAATAGCAAATAGTATTCGATAAGGTAAAGTGAACTGATCCAACTATGTTCACTTTCCTTTATCGAATACTATTTACTATTGTACTATCTAAACAACATCTCTTATTGAAAGGGGTTAGAACTAAAATaccttttttcacttttacaaCCACGAAAACTCCTTTCCAGATTTTACATCCAATTGTGGGAATATGATAATTTATTCATGAATGATTAGATAAGATATTGTACCAAGGGCGTATTTAGAGTATACCGAATCAGTATAGCTATCTTTCCTCTAACACAACAATGTTGTTTCAAGCAGCATCGAAAAAAATAGTACTGAAttcctttcttgttctttgTATAGGCCTAAGTGGCATTCAATGGAATAGAAAATTCCTTGTAATATAATGTTTTACCGGTTTCGGGATAGGCTGAAGATCTTGGTTAAGGTGACTCGATGGCTTTTACTTTTTAGTTATATTTAGTTAATTTATCTTATCTAATAATTCATGAATGAAATTATCATATTCCCACAATTGGATGCAAAAtctaaaaattgtaaaagtagAAAATGGTATTTTCGTTCTAACTCCTTCCAATAAGAGGGGTTGTTTGGACAGTACAATAGCAAATAGTATTCGATAAGGGAAGATTTCTAATTACAatacacataaatacaaatTGTTTTATGCTATAACTATAAATAATAGCCTAGAAGATAAATATACAATTGATAGGGATCAAAATCTAGttagaaaatatttggaattgagaatcaccaatttttacctacaaacaatattgaaactagTACTAGTACGGGTATCAAAACTttcattaataataataataaaaaaaaaaactactaagACTGAGACCAATAAGGAAAAATCCAATTCAAAGTTGGATCCGTTGACATTCATAAGGGGTTATTTGGCAATTGGGGGAACAATATTTCGCTGCTCCTATTCCATTGGCGTTTGTAAAGTATCTGTCAGCTCCAGcctaaactctctctctctctttctctcgtgcACTACAATAAAATGATTATGACTCCTCTGCACCGTTCAAATTGGTCTCTAGCTAGAAGGCACATAATTTATACAATCTTTATGTCACCTACTATCAAAATAACAAAGTTTTagttgttttattttaaatttgtcCACACTAATGTGGTTTACACGGTTGATTTCTCAAAAATTAGCTAATATCTCACAAAGACAGAACTTTTTAACTGATTTTAACGTTTTAAAGATCGAGCACCCCACCCAGCCTCTAAACGTTTAACCCCGCATCGAATTGTACAAGCGATTGACTTTATTCCAACCGAGTTGGCCTATAAAAACAGAATATTTTGCCAGATTGTTACCATTTCAGAAACCGATGGTGAAAATGTGATCAGAATTTGATACCCAAAAAAGCGCAATAAAAAATACAGTGGGCACAATGAGTTTCAAAATGGTGTAAACAGCCAACATTTAAGGCCTACAAATGACGATGGCGTGTCACATGCACCACTCTCTCCTTCAGCTCTCGCCCGGCTTCAGCCTCATCAGGCGCCCTCTCTGCCCCTCCGGTTCTTTCCCGTCCGTCCTCCCCTcgcctttctccctctccctctccaaaTGCCTGCCCATTCCCCCAGCTCCCCTGGTGTACATCAGGGCATAGATGAAGTATTTGTACAACCACCAATTAAAGCGTTGCAATACTGTCGTTTAGGTTCATGGGACTACCACTAAACATGGAACTaaccacaaaaatcaaacccCAACACTTTTTCTGTATGTCCATCTACCCAACCAGCTATGCCCTtccacaactctctctctctctctctcttctagaTTTCAATGCAACTTTCAGACTAAATATTTTTCCCTATAGCAGTTCAAAATGCATATACGAGCCATTCCGTAACCCTTTGAAGGAAAGAGAATAATCTGGAAAGAAGAAGCTGATACGCGTTTTTTACAAAAGGAAAAGACGAGATTTCCTCATCAAATAGAAAAAGTGGGTTACATATCTGCAGAATTCATTCCCATAAATCCTCGTTCCGGCTTTATCACAACCAGTCTGCCGGCTTTTGTTCCGTGTTGCTCTCCTGCTACTTTTTTGTTCGGCTTTGTATTTCAAACTCGAGTTGCTCTCCTGCTACTTTTTCTTCAGTTGCACCAACCTTATGCCTGGTGCAACTGAAAAATTATCCAGCCACTTTACCGAACATAATTGGACAAGGAAAACGGGCCGCGTCCGGACAGAGCATTTAAAGGGCAAACATAAGAGCCATTTATAGAGGATTCATCAGATACTAGTAAAACAtttaattttagaaattaaTCATCTTTCTAGACTTCCAAAGCACGTAACAGGTGGTCATAATAGTTATCCGAAGTAATTAAAAACTATCATGATGCAGAATCTACGCCCCTAAAGAAATCTAattttttcagaattctaaACACAGACCAACCAAGGATATGTTAGGCTGTTATTCTTTTTGTATTGCCCATCCTGCAATTCCTGCCACTTTCAATGGTGAAACAAATCAATAACGTCACCATCACTGGTCAGACAaatatgaaacaacaaaaacttcAGACAGGTAACTTTTGAAAAAACGATACAGATCCCACAACCAAGACCTAGACCATCGATGACTGTACAAGACGAGGATGAACAGTCTCGGTTAAACTAGATACTGGATAGCAAGATCACGTTCCCAACATCTAATATTGAAAACAGTTATATCTCTTTAAGGAACAAAGATACTTCAACACAAGAGAAAGGTATCTCATTTAGCTATAGAgcatcaaacaaacaaaaatctccccaaggaaaaaaaatatactagTCTTAGAAAGAACTGATGAGTCAAAAACCAATAGCGAATTCAGGATagaaggaaaattttaattcatccGCCTAATCAACTCGTTGATCTTGTCTTCACGGTTACCAGCATCACCTCCCTCCACGTAatgatttctcttcttcttcaggCCACCAGATGGAGCACTGAGCTTGAATGGCCACAGGAAGTTGTTTGCTTCCTTGAAATGAGGGCCCACAGTCATAATCTCGTGAATAAGATCTTCGATGCATATTATCCCGAACTTACCCAAGGCCTGcaataaataaacaagtaaagATCTTGAGCTACAATTCTAGCAGTAAGACCATGAAAGGAAAAGGTAGCAGGAACAAACCTGCTCTATAATGGCATTGTCCGTCAATGGAATCCGTTGGTTATTCAATTTTCCAAATCCCCTCTTGTAAATCAGCTCCTTCACGCTCTTCAAATTAGGATAGCTGCAAAATGCACAATATGTGAAGTCTATGAAAATGGAACCTTGAAAGTAACAATACAGAGAGGGACGTACCCATAGGTCACATAAGGCTCAACCTTGTGTAACATATTCATAGTAGCCTTGTTCACCTTCAGGAAAACACCATTGAATATctacatggaaaaaaaaagtgtcatcCGTCACCTGTATACAAGAAAAATTGGAGAAAAGAGCAGTGGAGAATTGATTCTACCTGGCGCAGACGCAACAACTGCAAAATCTTTCTAGTCTTGGGATGCATAGCGTTGATACTGTACAAAAAGCATAGATAGCATAAATATGAAGCACTGAAGCAATCCATGAAAATCATAACCAAATAAGCCAACACGAAAGATAGCAAGTCATGCCAACTTCTTGAAGGTGGGCCTCGTACTTATTTGCAATAGATCAAACAACGTTAAAGAATAATGTCGATTTTCCAACTCATCATCAGGAAAGACAGAAACGAACACTTGCTTTTAGCACAAGCACAGCCTTTATAATCCATTTAATAAACAAATTCCACCAATCAAAGGTAATCCCATTTTGCATCACATGCGTTTTTTGGCTCCTAACAATAAGATACCAAGAAAAAATCACTTGGAATAAGATCCGCCACTTCAGTATTTCAATTGCAGTTTCAAGTTAATATGGTTGAATCAGCAAACAAGTACTTGCATTCACGACTTCCGCAGGCAATTCATACTTATAAAGATGAAAATCAAttaaaagaaagttaaaaagaGACGGGCAACAAAATAGAAATGGAAAACATACCCTCTAATCCTGATAATGAAGAGCAACTTCGCTTCCGGATTAACATAAAAGCCTCCCCGCAATTTCGCTTCGCGCTTTAATCTAATCAGTTCCTTATCCTGTCATCGAGTCCGATCAGCATCAGCCCTCGCGGCAAAGATCCAATAGAAGACAGAAAGGGAGCAAGAGTAACACAAACTCACATTCGCCTCGTACTCTCCCGCGTATTCCTGAGCCCTCTTGAAGATCAACTTTCTCTTCTCAGCGTTTTTCTTCCTCGCTGCTTCCATCACTTGCTTCTTTGCCAGATTCCATTCCTCAAGCCTCTTCTGCTTCTTCAACACAGACTCCGGAACGACGGCGGCTCCACTTTTACCGTCTTCACCCA
Protein-coding regions in this window:
- the LOC116252148 gene encoding 60S ribosomal protein L7-2-like, with product MGEDGKSGAAVVPESVLKKQKRLEEWNLAKKQVMEAARKKNAEKRKLIFKRAQEYAGEYEANDKELIRLKREAKLRGGFYVNPEAKLLFIIRIRGINAMHPKTRKILQLLRLRQIFNGVFLKVNKATMNMLHKVEPYVTYGYPNLKSVKELIYKRGFGKLNNQRIPLTDNAIIEQALGKFGIICIEDLIHEIMTVGPHFKEANNFLWPFKLSAPSGGLKKKRNHYVEGGDAGNREDKINELIRRMN